In the Osmia bicornis bicornis chromosome 6, iOsmBic2.1, whole genome shotgun sequence genome, ttcattatatttattgttataGGAAAAGTCACAGTTTACCTTGGTAAAAGAGACTTCATTGATCACTTAGATAGTGTAGATCCTATTGATGGCATTGTGGTTGTTGAAAATGATTATCTTCAAGGAAGGAAGGTCTATGGACAGGTACAACaactttttcttctatttaaaTTGAGTGGAATTTTATATTCTCTAACTTATTGACCTATTGTACAGGTAACAACAGTTTTCCGCTATGGACGCGAAGAGGATGAAGTTATGGGTGTCAAGTTCAGCAAGGAACTTGTTCTGTGTCGTGAACAGGTAGTTccaataaaaaaggaaaaacaggACATGACACCCATTCAAGAACGTCTTCTGAAACGACTTGGAGCAAATGCATatccatttttatttcaatttccacaAAATTCTCCCAGTTCAGTTACACTTCAACCTGGTGATGATGATCAAGGCAAACCATTGGGAGTTGAGTATACTGTCAAGGTGTATGTAGGTGAACATGAAGAAGACAAGGTAATATAATATCTAAAATAAACTATCAACTAAGTACAATGTAACACgtgtgtaaaaataaattataatttgttttcaGGGACACAAAAGATCATCTGTTGCATTAGCTATAAAGAAATTGCAATATGCTCCACCTACGAGAGGACGTAAATTACCTAGCTCTTTAGTTTCCAAAGGATTTACGTTCTCTCAAGGGAAACTAAATCTTGAAGTTACACTTGACAGGGAGATCTACTATCATGGAGAAAAAGTAGTTGCAAACGTTATAATTACTAACAACTCTCGAAAAGcagtaaaaaatattaaggtATTTAAGTGTGATAATAATAACAGAATGATAAAACTTAAAAtactatttaatattaaattaaatacgCTATCTTTTAGCTTTTTGTGGTGCAACACTGTGAAGTGACAATGGTTAATACTCAATTTTCTCGACACGTGGCTAGCTTAGAAACACGAGAGGGTTGCCCAATTACACCTGGTGCTTCCTTTACAAAAGAGTTCTATCTTGTACCTTTAGCTAGCAGCAATAAGGACCGTCGAGGAATTGCTTTGGATGGTCATTTAAAGGTAGGGAAGAAATCATTCGATGGTTTAATTGATATttactttaaattattttcttattcttatCTTAGGATGATGATGTGAATCTGGCATCTTCAACTATGGTCGCTGAGGGTAAAACTCCTGGTGAAGCTATGGGTATTGTTATTTCTTATTCGGTAcgagtaaaattaaattgtggcACGTTGGGTGGTGAATTAGTTACAGATGTTCCATTTAAGTTGATGCATCCTGCTCCtggtaaataaattttaataatgataatagaATAATGTATTCTTAGTTATGTGTTATTACGTTTTCTAATATATTTTACTTTAACAGGAGCTGCAGAGAAAGAAAGGGCTACCctgaagaaaaataagagCATTGATAGAGCACGTTATGAAAATTCTTGTTATTctaatgatgatgatgataataTTGTGTTTGAAGACTTTGCTCGTCTACGTTTGAACGAGCCAGAATAAAGAACATTCTCAAAATGACAAATATTTACTTCAAAGGAATCTTGGA is a window encoding:
- the LOC114871617 gene encoding arrestin homolog, whose amino-acid sequence is MLRDCHFWAGNKLLLIHLIGERYQMFPFLFLACVVAIKVFKKTTPNGKVTVYLGKRDFIDHLDSVDPIDGIVVVENDYLQGRKVYGQVTTVFRYGREEDEVMGVKFSKELVLCREQVVPIKKEKQDMTPIQERLLKRLGANAYPFLFQFPQNSPSSVTLQPGDDDQGKPLGVEYTVKVYVGEHEEDKGHKRSSVALAIKKLQYAPPTRGRKLPSSLVSKGFTFSQGKLNLEVTLDREIYYHGEKVVANVIITNNSRKAVKNIKLFVVQHCEVTMVNTQFSRHVASLETREGCPITPGASFTKEFYLVPLASSNKDRRGIALDGHLKDDDVNLASSTMVAEGKTPGEAMGIVISYSVRVKLNCGTLGGELVTDVPFKLMHPAPGAAEKERATLKKNKSIDRARYENSCYSNDDDDNIVFEDFARLRLNEPE